Genomic window (Neorickettsia findlayensis):
ACTTCATAGACCTTGACTCCAGCCCCGCTAGCTATACGTGATTTGCGTGACTGATTAATAGAATCGAGACAGGCCCTTTCCCTTTTCGTCATACTATTTATCATGGCCAGATTTTTCTTCAAGGTCGAATCATCTACAAATTGCTCTGATGGGACCTTATTAATTCCAGGGATAAAACGTAAAAGCTTAGCTATCCCACCAAGCTTATCGATACTCTTCAGCTGTAGGACAAGATCATCATAATCAAACTTACCAGCTTCGATTCTTTTCTTCATAGAATCTATTCTTTCTTCACCAACCTCAGACGAGGCATATTCAAGCAGAGAAGCAATGTCTCCAGAGCCCATTATTCTCCCAGCCATACGTTCCGGGTGAAATTCTTCCAAATCGTTAACCCTTTCTCCAGCACCACAAAACCTAATAGGAAGACCAACAGCTTGCCTTACTGAAAGCACCGAACCAACACGCGCATCGCTGTCTAGTCTACTCACTATTACCCCAGTTGTACCGATCTCTGAGTTAAATGTCTTTGCAACATTAAGTGAATCCTGCCCCATCATTGCATCCAGAACCTGAAATATTTCAGAGGGCTGCAAGCGATTCTTAATCACTCTCAGCTCTTCCATAAGAAGAGAATCAATTTGCGAGCGTCCGGCAGTATCAACTATGAGTACATTATAGTTCTCATTACTATTATTGAATAAATCCAGTGTTTTCTTTACAATCGCATCGATATTCTCACCTTCAACTATAGGAATACTATCAACGTCAATTTGCTTTGCGAGAATTTCAAGTTGTTTCCTCGCTGCAGG
Coding sequences:
- a CDS encoding signal recognition particle protein — its product is MFDSLSKKIGSALDGIKNRGVITEKEFDDFVRKLRLTFLEADVSLPVTKQFIANVKESVIGKSRLKGISTPAIIGSVVKEELIKILGGESQKFEFPKFGKQIFMFVGLQGVGKTTTAAKLALLIRKKFKKNILLSSLDIYRPAARKQLEILAKQIDVDSIPIVEGENIDAIVKKTLDLFNNSNENYNVLIVDTAGRSQIDSLLMEELRVIKNRLQPSEIFQVLDAMMGQDSLNVAKTFNSEIGTTGVIVSRLDSDARVGSVLSVRQAVGLPIRFCGAGERVNDLEEFHPERMAGRIMGSGDIASLLEYASSEVGEERIDSMKKRIEAGKFDYDDLVLQLKSIDKLGGIAKLLRFIPGINKVPSEQFVDDSTLKKNLAMINSMTKRERACLDSINQSRKSRIASGAGVKVYEVNKLIKNFEKARLLALKMGKIGATNDESMHDLNELLKK